Proteins from a genomic interval of Polyodon spathula isolate WHYD16114869_AA chromosome 1, ASM1765450v1, whole genome shotgun sequence:
- the mad2l1 gene encoding mitotic spindle assembly checkpoint protein MAD2A, translated as MAKQGTLAGITLKGSAELVAEFFSFGINSILYQRGIYPPETFTRVTQYNLSILVTTDSKLKSYLNNVVMQLKEWLFNCTVQKLVVVITCIETNEVLERWQFDIECDKSAKDSANCPKDKSIKAIQEEIRGVIRQITASVTFLPLLETPCAFDLLIYTDKDLEVPEKWEESGPQMISNSEEVRLRSFTTTIHKVNSMVAYKRMDSV; from the exons ATGGCGAAACAGGGCACACTTGCGGGAATTACTCTGAAAGGGAGCGCTGAGCTTGTAGCTGAGTTTTTTT CCTTTGGTATCAACAGCATCCTGTACCAAAGAGGTATTTACCCACCTGAAACCTTCACAAGAGTTACACAGTACAACTTGAGCATATTGGTGACAACAGACTCCAAACTGAAAAGCTACTTGAACAATGTGGTGATGCAGCTGAAAG agtgGTTATTCAATTGCACAGTACAAAAGCTGGTGGTGGTGATCACCTGCATTGAAACCAATGAGGTTCTGGAACGGTGGCAGTTTGATATTGAGTGCGACAAGAGCGCAAAAGACAGTGCTAA CTGTCCAAAGGACAAATCAATAAAAGCCATCCAGGAGGAAATCCGAGGTGTTATCAGACAAATAACGGCCTCTGTAACATTTCTGCCTCTATTGGAAACTCCTT GTGCTTTCGATCTACTCATCTATACAGACAAAGACTTGGAGGTACCAGAGAAATGGGAGGAGTCTGGTCCTCAGATGATTTCGAACTCGGAGGAAGTGCGCCTCCGCTCCTTTACCACAACAATTCATAAAGTCAACAGCATGGTTGCCTACAAAAGAATGGATTCTGTCTAG
- the LOC121322677 gene encoding uncharacterized protein LOC121322677, whose product MEAKWLSIANHIQNIHTHDSELFPRCIHSRLTGQEAKKMDETRNSNNWSHQQILTASLFPNFPTLFWIEFAASYLSKILHGNFIAPFTKASYKSDWTAYMSFCAMCSVSLTEFKLNHMLALITYCFDHCHLCLRTIHLFFRHTIPHLPIWISMSSSPVSTIYKTSQRYPKNRTSTNLETPTHYIRHSPSINIDSKEGLLYIL is encoded by the exons ATGGAAGCAAAGTGGTTATCAATTGCCAACCATATACAAAACATTCACACTCATGACAGTGAACTGTTTCCCAGATGTATCCACTCCAGACTAACTGGGCAAGAAGCCAAAAAAATGGATGAAACCAG aaattCCAACAACTGGTCCCATCAGCAGATcctcactgcctccctgttcCCCAATTTCCCGACCTTATTCTGGATTGAATTCGCAGCTTCTTATCTCAGCAAGATTTTACATGGCAATTTTATAGCTCCATTTACCAAAGCCTCCTATAAATCAGACTGGACAGCCTATATGTCTTTCTGTGCCATGTGTTCAGTTTCACTGACAGAATTCAAACTTAATCACATGCTTGCCTTAATAACGTACTGCTTTGATCATTGCCACTTATGCCTGCGAACCATTCATCTTTTTTTCAGGCATACAATTCCACATCTGCCTATCTGGATCTCCATGTCCAGCTCTCCAGTCTCAACCATCTATAAAACTTCTCAGAGGTATCCAAAAAACAGAACCTCCACCAACCTTGAAACGCCTACCCATTACATCAGACATTCTCCTTCCATTAATATTGATTCTAAGGAAGGGTTACTTTACATCCTATGA